A window from Acidimicrobiia bacterium encodes these proteins:
- a CDS encoding gluconeogenesis factor YvcK family protein: MTAPRPELELLAEIDLIASDGPVVVAIGGGHGLARALEAVTAYAGAVTAIVTVADDGGSSGRLTPALEVPPPGDVRRALLALTDADSPWRDLVAYRFADGDVAGHSLGNLILAALTDLLGDFESAVDAVGAMLGARGIVVPSASVPLTLCADVDGTEVRGQVAIARSRGHVERLWVDPPAAATPAALRAISAADQIVLAPGSLYTSLLAVLVVDGVVEAINASSGALVQVANLTTQDGETLGLTGSDHVDELTRVSGVRPPDRVIVHDGPLEVPEGLVAPTLDDGPAVVRADVADAAAGHPQHNPARLAAVLRRLVGG; this comes from the coding sequence ATGACGGCACCTCGCCCCGAGCTGGAACTGCTCGCCGAGATCGACCTGATCGCCTCCGATGGTCCGGTGGTGGTGGCCATCGGTGGTGGGCACGGACTGGCGAGGGCGTTGGAGGCGGTGACCGCCTACGCCGGCGCGGTCACCGCCATCGTCACCGTCGCCGACGACGGTGGGTCCTCGGGGCGCCTCACGCCGGCACTCGAGGTGCCCCCACCGGGCGACGTCCGGCGTGCGCTGCTGGCCCTGACCGATGCCGACTCGCCGTGGCGCGACCTGGTGGCCTACCGCTTCGCCGATGGGGACGTCGCCGGCCACTCGCTGGGCAACCTGATCCTCGCCGCGCTGACTGATCTGTTGGGTGACTTCGAGTCTGCGGTCGATGCCGTGGGGGCGATGCTCGGCGCCCGGGGGATCGTGGTTCCGTCGGCGTCGGTGCCGCTGACCCTCTGCGCCGACGTGGATGGCACCGAGGTCCGGGGTCAGGTGGCGATCGCCCGCTCCCGGGGGCATGTCGAGCGCCTCTGGGTCGACCCGCCCGCAGCCGCCACACCCGCCGCGCTCCGGGCGATCTCCGCCGCCGACCAGATCGTCCTGGCACCGGGGAGTCTCTACACGTCGCTGCTCGCCGTGCTCGTCGTCGACGGCGTGGTCGAGGCGATCAACGCGTCGTCGGGAGCGCTCGTCCAGGTGGCGAACCTCACCACCCAGGACGGAGAGACACTGGGCCTCACCGGCTCCGACCACGTGGACGAGTTGACGCGGGTATCCGGCGTGCGGCCACCCGATCGGGTCATCGTTCACGACGGTCCGCTCGAGGTGCCCGAGGGCCTGGTGGCCCCGACCCTCGACGACGGCCCGGCGGTGGTGAGAGCCGACGTCGCCGATGCCGCCGCTGGCCATCCTCAACACAATCCGGCGCGCCTCGCTGCGGTGTTGCGGCGGCTCGTCGGGGGCTGA
- a CDS encoding phosphoglycerate kinase, whose product MSLPTIDQLDVAGRVVLVRADLNVPLEDGQIADDFRIVAALPTIHELRRRGARVVVASHLGRPSGADPSLSMAPVAETLATLGGFPVALADDVVGDSALKHSRAEGRIGDPADPVVVLENTRFEPGETKNDSALADRLAALADCFVMDAFGSAHRAHASTVGVAERLPSAAGPLMLAEVEAFDRLLHDPARPFVVVLGGAKVSSKIGVIERLVERVDRLLVGGAMCFTLLAARGEPTGAGMIEDGMVDRVRGLMDAHGDRIVLPTDLVVGESFEADTPHRVARVTELEPSDLGLDIGPETTAEFAAAIGGAATLFWNGPLGVAEWGPFAGGSRGVADAIAAGEAYSVVGGGDTVAFLRSMGMEHTVRHLSTGGGAGLELIDHGSLPGIDVLRGKQ is encoded by the coding sequence GTGAGTCTCCCCACCATCGACCAGCTCGACGTGGCGGGCAGGGTGGTTCTCGTCCGGGCGGATCTCAACGTACCCCTCGAGGACGGCCAGATCGCCGACGACTTTCGGATCGTGGCAGCCCTCCCGACGATCCACGAGCTGAGGCGGCGTGGAGCGCGCGTTGTGGTGGCCAGCCATCTCGGGCGGCCCTCCGGCGCTGACCCCTCCCTGTCGATGGCCCCAGTGGCCGAAACCCTGGCGACCCTGGGAGGCTTCCCGGTGGCTCTGGCCGACGACGTCGTCGGCGACTCGGCGCTCAAACACTCTCGGGCTGAAGGCCGGATCGGCGACCCGGCCGATCCCGTGGTAGTGCTGGAGAACACCCGCTTCGAGCCGGGTGAGACCAAGAACGACTCCGCCCTGGCCGACAGACTCGCCGCCCTCGCCGACTGCTTCGTCATGGATGCTTTCGGGTCAGCCCACCGCGCCCATGCCTCGACGGTCGGGGTGGCCGAACGCCTTCCGTCGGCTGCAGGTCCGCTGATGCTCGCCGAGGTCGAGGCGTTCGATCGCCTGCTTCACGATCCGGCACGGCCCTTCGTGGTCGTCCTCGGTGGGGCCAAGGTGTCGTCGAAGATCGGGGTCATCGAGCGGCTGGTGGAGCGGGTGGACCGCCTCCTGGTCGGCGGGGCGATGTGTTTCACCCTGCTGGCTGCCCGGGGGGAGCCCACCGGGGCGGGGATGATCGAGGATGGCATGGTCGATCGAGTACGAGGCCTGATGGATGCCCACGGCGATCGCATAGTGCTTCCGACGGATCTGGTGGTGGGGGAGTCGTTCGAGGCAGACACACCACACCGGGTGGCTCGGGTGACCGAATTGGAGCCATCGGATCTCGGGCTCGACATCGGGCCAGAGACGACGGCCGAGTTCGCCGCTGCCATCGGTGGTGCAGCCACCCTGTTCTGGAACGGCCCGCTCGGGGTCGCCGAGTGGGGGCCGTTCGCCGGGGGGAGCCGCGGCGTGGCCGACGCCATCGCGGCGGGCGAGGCGTACTCGGTGGTCGGCGGAGGCGATACGGTTGCGTTCCTGCGGTCGATGGGGATGGAGCACACGGTGCGCCATCTGTCGACCGGAGGGGGAGCCGGACTCGAGCTCATCGATCACGGGTCGCTCCCGGGAATCGACGTGCTGCGAGGCAAGCAATGA
- the tpiA gene encoding triose-phosphate isomerase, producing MTRRDLIVGNWKMHATHLDAIQMVQKLSYRLDPGDYDRVDVVVCPPFTALRSVQTVIESDHLRIGLGAQDVDWRSEGAFTGQIAPKMLSALGVRMVIVGHSERRALFDEDDATVARKARAVLDAGMTPIVAVGETEVERDAGSTDAVIAAQLTTALKGLDAEAVARIAVAYEPVWAIGTGRTADADTAADAIGHLRATIESSHGHDASRSVRMLYGGSVNPGNIAAFMAKQDIDGALVGGASLDSDQFAAIVRYWV from the coding sequence ATGACGCGAAGAGATCTCATCGTCGGCAATTGGAAGATGCACGCCACCCACCTGGATGCAATCCAGATGGTGCAGAAGCTCTCCTACCGGCTCGACCCTGGCGACTACGACCGGGTCGACGTCGTCGTCTGCCCCCCGTTCACCGCGCTGCGCTCGGTCCAGACCGTCATCGAGTCGGACCATCTCCGCATCGGTCTCGGTGCCCAGGACGTCGACTGGCGATCTGAGGGAGCGTTCACCGGCCAGATCGCGCCCAAGATGCTGTCGGCCCTCGGTGTGCGCATGGTGATCGTCGGGCACTCGGAACGCCGTGCTCTCTTCGACGAGGACGACGCCACTGTTGCTCGCAAGGCGCGGGCTGTCCTCGACGCCGGGATGACACCGATCGTGGCCGTTGGCGAGACCGAGGTCGAACGCGACGCCGGCAGCACCGACGCCGTGATCGCCGCCCAGCTGACGACGGCGCTCAAGGGCCTCGACGCCGAGGCGGTCGCCAGGATCGCGGTCGCCTATGAGCCCGTGTGGGCGATCGGAACCGGCAGGACCGCCGATGCGGACACCGCCGCCGACGCCATCGGCCACCTCCGTGCCACGATCGAGAGCAGCCACGGGCACGACGCATCGCGCAGCGTCCGGATGCTCTATGGCGGGTCGGTCAATCCGGGCAATATCGCCGCCTTCATGGCCAAGCAGGACATCGACGGCGCACTCGTCGGCGGAGCCTCGCTCGACTCCGACCAGTTCGCCGCAATAGTGCGGTACTGGGTCTAA
- the gpmA gene encoding 2,3-diphosphoglycerate-dependent phosphoglycerate mutase, giving the protein MASCLVLLRHGESEWNLANRFTGWTDVGLTERGVAEAISAGESLLSEGFEPAIAHMSVLTRAIATAHHTLETMDRLWIPEVKDWRLNERHYGDLQGLDKAETAARYGDDQVLEWRRSFRTAPPPLAVDDPRHPSHDPRYADLPSEEVPASESLADVIERFMPYWHDRIVPDLVALEQVLVVAHGNSLRGLVKHLDGISDEDIPALNIPTGIPLVYEFDDDLEVTRREYLAEAEVVEAAARAVAEQHKAR; this is encoded by the coding sequence ATGGCGTCCTGTCTCGTCCTGCTGCGTCACGGCGAGAGCGAGTGGAACCTCGCCAATCGGTTCACCGGCTGGACTGATGTCGGCCTGACCGAGCGGGGCGTCGCCGAGGCCATCTCTGCCGGGGAGTCCCTGCTGTCCGAGGGCTTTGAACCGGCGATCGCCCACATGTCGGTCCTCACCCGGGCCATCGCCACCGCCCACCACACCCTCGAGACCATGGACCGGCTCTGGATTCCCGAGGTCAAGGACTGGCGGCTCAACGAACGCCACTACGGCGATCTCCAGGGGCTCGACAAGGCCGAGACCGCGGCCCGGTACGGGGACGACCAGGTGCTCGAGTGGCGGCGATCGTTCCGCACGGCCCCGCCGCCACTCGCCGTAGACGACCCGCGACACCCCAGCCACGATCCGAGGTATGCCGACCTGCCGTCCGAGGAGGTGCCCGCCTCCGAGAGCCTCGCCGACGTGATCGAGCGATTCATGCCCTACTGGCACGATCGCATCGTCCCGGACCTGGTTGCGCTCGAGCAGGTGCTCGTCGTCGCACACGGGAATTCCCTGCGGGGGCTGGTCAAACACCTCGACGGGATCTCCGACGAGGACATCCCTGCCCTCAACATCCCGACCGGCATCCCGCTGGTGTACGAGTTCGACGACGACCTCGAAGTCACCCGGCGTGAGTACCTGGCGGAGGCCGAGGTGGTCGAAGCTGCCGCTCGCGCGGTCGCCGAGCAGCATAAAGCGCGCTGA
- the secG gene encoding preprotein translocase subunit SecG, translating to MIAAVAIATHLILSLALIGLILLHAGRGGGLSDAFGGGMGPAGGLSGSTLVERNLDRLTVVVALLFATTTFALAWVLA from the coding sequence TTGATCGCAGCAGTCGCCATCGCGACACACCTGATCCTGTCCCTCGCACTCATCGGCCTGATCCTGCTTCATGCGGGACGCGGCGGTGGCCTGTCCGACGCCTTTGGCGGCGGCATGGGCCCGGCGGGCGGCCTCTCGGGGTCGACCCTGGTGGAGCGAAACCTGGACAGGCTCACGGTGGTGGTGGCGCTCTTGTTCGCGACGACGACGTTCGCGCTCGCGTGGGTGTTGGCTTGA
- a CDS encoding ABC transporter substrate-binding protein translates to MHLKQLWQRRNVAWLGLLLAFALVVAACGDDGGGATTTTAAPTTTAAPTTTTEAPFQKPYGGEVSYGQDQEPPTLNTFVPGGNNFVVSIIGNSYWTGVSTVDGFTLELIPIVVTELPNVANGGVTVNADGTMTVRYQIVEEAQWADGVPISGDDFRFTYDTIMDPELPIDKTIYEDIIPESIVVGPKTFEYTMTAPTVQFEFLFGVLLPKHDVEGSDFVNDYNDSMWVSGGPFILDEWQKGSFLRVVRNDNYWRTDAETGQQLPYLDSVLFPFTPATETLINAFREREVDIINPPPAIATIEDLQTLEAEGARIEVLSGPIWEHLNFSFSEKSLIRNPNSYNAHIEYRKAVAHAIDKQLIVDEILAGQVEPMSSYVDAYSPTLSQGSWDQYDYNPATAIGYIEELCAKEGVDCDAMPVTAVFSTTSGNAAREQLSELFAEMFAAIGVVYEIQLEPSTLFFGETLDSGGWDLGEWAWVGTPGFAGLIGIHDLFDPEGPPPLGGNNYRWGTPAVEGEEDVFNQGPGLVNNEATARSGELRDLMNETIDTDTLIGYLNEFEQLLADNVVIYPLYQRLDPGAVWADTVGGFKHNPSSSALTWNMEGWYRVDLMEG, encoded by the coding sequence ATGCACTTGAAACAACTGTGGCAACGTCGCAATGTGGCGTGGCTCGGTCTTCTCCTCGCGTTCGCCCTCGTAGTCGCAGCATGCGGCGACGACGGCGGCGGGGCGACGACCACCACGGCAGCGCCGACCACGACAGCTGCTCCGACGACGACGACCGAAGCACCTTTCCAGAAGCCGTATGGCGGAGAGGTTTCCTACGGCCAGGACCAGGAGCCCCCGACGCTGAATACGTTCGTGCCGGGTGGTAACAACTTCGTGGTCTCGATCATCGGTAACAGCTACTGGACCGGAGTCTCGACGGTGGACGGATTCACCCTCGAGCTCATCCCGATCGTCGTGACCGAGCTGCCGAACGTCGCCAACGGTGGCGTCACGGTGAACGCGGACGGGACGATGACCGTTCGGTATCAGATCGTGGAAGAGGCTCAGTGGGCTGATGGCGTCCCCATTTCGGGTGACGACTTCAGGTTCACCTACGACACGATTATGGATCCCGAACTGCCGATCGACAAGACCATCTACGAGGACATCATTCCTGAGTCCATCGTGGTCGGTCCGAAGACGTTCGAGTACACCATGACCGCACCGACCGTTCAGTTCGAGTTCCTGTTCGGCGTCCTGCTTCCCAAGCATGACGTCGAAGGCAGCGACTTCGTGAACGACTACAACGACTCCATGTGGGTGTCGGGTGGTCCGTTCATATTGGATGAGTGGCAGAAGGGCTCGTTCCTGCGGGTCGTTCGGAACGACAACTACTGGCGGACCGACGCGGAGACCGGTCAGCAGCTGCCCTACCTGGACAGCGTGCTGTTCCCGTTCACCCCGGCGACCGAGACCCTGATCAACGCGTTCAGGGAGCGTGAGGTTGACATCATCAACCCGCCGCCCGCGATCGCCACGATCGAGGACCTGCAGACGCTGGAGGCCGAAGGCGCCCGCATCGAGGTTCTGTCGGGTCCGATCTGGGAGCACTTGAACTTCTCGTTCTCCGAGAAGTCGCTCATCCGTAACCCGAACTCGTACAACGCTCATATCGAGTACCGCAAGGCCGTGGCCCACGCGATCGACAAGCAGCTCATCGTCGATGAGATCCTTGCCGGCCAGGTGGAGCCGATGTCCTCGTACGTCGATGCGTACTCACCGACCCTCTCGCAGGGTTCGTGGGACCAGTACGACTACAACCCGGCTACGGCGATCGGGTACATCGAAGAGCTCTGCGCGAAGGAAGGCGTCGACTGTGACGCCATGCCCGTGACCGCAGTGTTCAGCACGACCTCCGGCAACGCCGCTCGTGAGCAGCTCTCTGAGCTGTTCGCCGAGATGTTCGCTGCCATTGGCGTGGTGTACGAGATCCAGCTCGAGCCGAGCACGCTCTTCTTCGGAGAGACGCTCGACTCAGGTGGTTGGGACCTGGGCGAGTGGGCGTGGGTCGGTACCCCCGGCTTCGCCGGCTTGATCGGCATCCACGACCTCTTCGATCCTGAGGGTCCGCCCCCGCTCGGTGGTAACAACTACCGCTGGGGCACCCCCGCCGTCGAGGGTGAAGAGGATGTGTTCAACCAGGGTCCGGGTCTCGTCAACAACGAGGCCACGGCGCGCAGCGGTGAGCTGCGTGACCTGATGAACGAGACGATCGACACGGACACACTCATTGGGTATCTCAACGAGTTCGAACAGCTCCTGGCCGATAACGTCGTGATCTACCCGCTCTACCAGCGCCTCGATCCGGGTGCCGTGTGGGCTGATACGGTTGGTGGCTTCAAGCACAACCCGTCGTCCTCCGCACTGACCTGGAACATGGAGGGTTGGTACCGCGTGGACCTGATGGAGGGCTAG
- a CDS encoding ABC transporter permease: MQYVLRRLVYGIVTVIALSVITFTLLQNTGGTPLDRLKANPRITRSTIEEMSRFYGLDQPATQQYFTWAKNFVQVWNYPSAWGRSFQGPEHVQLLVFSRLGGTVRLMVTALFLALIIGIPLGIYQAIRQYSFLDQAATTFSFVAFSTPIFVVGLGLQIIFAVYLSRWTGVKLFYTSQMNSPNYADFNFWARIGDTAQHLFLPAISIALISVAAYSRFQRASMLEVLHSDYLRTAKAKGLTRRTVIVKHALRNALIPVVTLVSLDIAGLLGGAVITETIFAWPGMGRLYIQAVGQNDWPIIMAVVMIIGFMVILMNLLADLAYGWLDPRVRYD; this comes from the coding sequence ATGCAATATGTGCTGAGGCGATTGGTCTACGGGATCGTCACGGTCATCGCCCTGTCCGTGATCACCTTCACCCTGCTGCAGAACACCGGCGGCACGCCGCTGGACCGGTTGAAGGCGAACCCTCGAATAACCCGGTCCACCATCGAGGAGATGTCGCGGTTCTACGGCCTGGACCAGCCGGCGACCCAGCAGTACTTCACCTGGGCCAAGAACTTCGTCCAGGTGTGGAACTACCCGTCCGCCTGGGGGCGCTCCTTTCAGGGGCCCGAGCACGTGCAGCTGCTCGTGTTCAGCCGCCTCGGTGGAACCGTGCGCCTCATGGTGACCGCGCTGTTCCTGGCCCTGATCATCGGGATCCCGCTCGGGATCTACCAAGCGATACGACAATATTCGTTCTTGGATCAGGCGGCGACGACCTTCTCGTTCGTCGCCTTCTCGACCCCGATTTTCGTCGTTGGGTTGGGTCTGCAGATCATCTTCGCGGTGTATCTGTCGAGATGGACGGGCGTGAAGCTGTTCTACACGTCTCAGATGAACAGCCCCAACTACGCCGACTTCAACTTCTGGGCACGGATCGGCGACACCGCGCAGCACCTGTTCCTCCCGGCGATCTCGATCGCCCTGATCTCGGTGGCCGCCTACTCACGGTTCCAACGGGCGTCGATGCTCGAGGTGCTCCACAGTGACTACCTGCGCACGGCAAAAGCCAAGGGCCTCACCCGGCGCACGGTGATCGTCAAGCACGCGCTGCGCAATGCCCTGATCCCGGTCGTGACCCTGGTATCCCTCGACATCGCCGGCCTGCTCGGCGGAGCGGTGATCACCGAGACGATCTTCGCCTGGCCGGGGATGGGCCGGCTGTACATCCAGGCGGTAGGACAGAACGACTGGCCGATAATCATGGCCGTGGTGATGATCATCGGCTTCATGGTGATCCTCATGAACCTGCTCGCCGACCTCGCCTACGGATGGCTGGATCCGCGGGTCCGGTATGACTGA
- a CDS encoding ABC transporter permease, which produces MTEPGTDSAEYTALDLAEGMAVEPITQWKLFTRRLRSHRLAMVSVFVLGTIAAIVLFADLLPLKDPLSQLRDSGGRPANLLSPRAEYWFGTDEIGRDILSRVVYGGRTSLTVAGLTGLMVATFGTTVGAIAGYYGGWIDTVLMRFVDLILSLPLLPVAIVAAAWMRDAFRGREALSLAVLLGVLLWGGLARIVRAEFLSLREKEFVEAARATGARDRRIIFRHILPNALSPIIVNTTLVVGTAIILEAALSFLGFGVRVPTPAWGQMTAQGGTLAVGGASAWWVLVFPAVALVTTVLSVNFLGDGLRDALDPTQTIERR; this is translated from the coding sequence ATGACTGAGCCAGGTACCGACTCGGCTGAGTACACCGCCCTCGACCTCGCCGAGGGAATGGCGGTCGAGCCGATCACACAGTGGAAGCTGTTCACGCGCCGCCTGCGGAGCCACCGCCTGGCGATGGTGTCGGTGTTCGTACTCGGGACCATCGCAGCGATCGTCTTGTTCGCCGACCTTCTGCCGCTCAAGGATCCCCTGTCGCAGCTTCGCGACTCGGGTGGGCGCCCGGCGAACCTGCTCAGCCCGAGGGCGGAGTATTGGTTCGGGACCGACGAGATCGGGCGCGACATCCTCTCCCGCGTCGTATACGGGGGGCGCACCAGCCTGACGGTCGCCGGCCTGACCGGCCTGATGGTCGCCACCTTCGGCACGACGGTGGGCGCCATCGCCGGCTACTACGGCGGCTGGATCGACACCGTGCTCATGCGCTTCGTCGACCTGATCCTGAGCCTTCCGCTGCTGCCCGTGGCCATCGTGGCCGCAGCCTGGATGCGGGATGCGTTCCGCGGAAGGGAGGCGCTGTCTCTCGCGGTACTCCTCGGGGTCCTGCTGTGGGGCGGCCTCGCCCGAATCGTGCGGGCCGAGTTCCTGTCGCTGCGTGAGAAGGAATTCGTCGAAGCGGCGCGAGCCACCGGGGCCAGGGATCGGCGGATCATCTTCCGCCACATCCTTCCCAACGCCCTCAGCCCGATCATCGTCAACACCACGCTGGTCGTCGGTACCGCGATCATTCTCGAGGCAGCGCTCTCCTTCCTCGGTTTCGGTGTGCGGGTGCCGACCCCGGCATGGGGTCAGATGACCGCCCAGGGCGGCACCCTGGCCGTCGGCGGCGCCAGCGCCTGGTGGGTGCTCGTCTTCCCGGCAGTCGCGCTGGTGACCACCGTGCTTTCCGTCAACTTTCTCGGCGACGGGTTGCGAGACGCCCTGGATCCGACGCAGACCATCGAGCGCAGGTAG